Below is a window of Arabidopsis thaliana chromosome 2, partial sequence DNA.
AAATCTAACAGGAACTATAGGgttgtatatgtatattagtATATCTTAACGATCCAAATGTACAATAATACCGAGAATGTGTGAATtcttttacggttttggctTTCTGTCGTTATATACCACGAGGCGATATTGTTATCTCTATTTGAATcgaaaaatagagaaaatgaCATAAAATACATGAAACACGTTATAGAATCACTGGGgtccaaacaaaataagacaGTACAGATTAATGGCAAAACAATGACTTCTCAAATTCAACAAGACATAACGCTCTAGTGGAACTCACCTCACGAGACACATCACGATCACGAACAACAATAATAGTAATCACACTCATGAGTATTGACTTTGATCACCAataatttgtaacaaaaatccaaatcaGAGGTTCGGATACGTTACGATGCGCTTAGACAAGAACACCGTGCACCCGTCCTTTGGCGATATCGTGGGACAGTATATGATGTCATCGCAACCGTCCGATTGAAGTCTCTTGAAATCAAACAACGATGAGAACATAGCGATGAAGAGCACGAGGTGGTTCAATGCGTAACGCTGGCCTACGCATTGGTGTGCACCCCATCCAAAAGCTAGGTAGTTTCGTTTGAACACTTGATCCTCTTGCCTTGTCTCACTAAACCGGTCCGGATCGAACCGGTTCGGTTCAGTAAACCCTTGAAACGAGGCGTCGAAAACCGAGGGAAACACTATTGTACCTTTTGGGATAGTGTACGATTCTGTAAGAGGGAAATCATTAGTAGCAATGTGTGGGACCATAGTTGCCGGTGGTCGATATCTCACCACCTCACGTGCCACAGCGCGAGTATACTTCATCTCCGCGAGCTGATCGGCCGTGATCAGATGGCCAGACTGAGGTGACCAAATCTTGGCCACTTCCTCCCTCACTTTGCTCAGCACTTTCGGATGAGATTCTAGAAACGTCACCGCCCAAAGGAGTGATGACGTCGACGCGTCTTGTGCGGCAAAGAGAAAATCGAAGAGCAAACCGCCGATGGCTTCGTCTTCGGAGTGAAGCGGCGGTGGATTACCGGATTCTATCTCCGTGACGAATGCATGCATCCAAAAATCGATTAAGCATGTTGGCTCCTCTCCTGTAGCCATCCTCTTTTTGGATTTTCCCGCACAGACGGAGAGCGTCTTCTCCAGGTTCATTACCGCCCGGCGAGCCTTGTTGAACGCAAAGCCGGGCAGGTTGATCGGGAGCGCCATAGATCCGAGATTGAACAGATTGTAATCAGTACAGAACGTGTTCCTAGCTTCCTTGTCAAGGTAGGGTCCAACGAAAACCGTTTGAGAAGTCTCAAGATTGAGTTCACGGACAAGGTCTCGCATAGAAACCGGCTTAGTTCCGCCGGAGAAACTTTCCTCCCACTGTCGTAGATGACGGAGCATAACTATTTGTTGGAGATCAGAGTAAGTGGAGAGTGCCTTGGGGGTGAAGTTAGGAGCAAGGTGACGGCGAACAGTTTTGTGATCCTCACCAAACAAGTAGATTAGGCTATGATCACCGAATAGTTGTTTGCCAAAAGGATGTCCTAGAGGGTGAAAAGCTTCAAGACGAACGTTGGAGAATATTTGATGAGAAAGCTCTGTGTCTCTGATGTAGATGATGAATTTGCCGATGAGGTAGTTAGCAGCGAGGCCAGGGGAAGTGCCTGCCGTGTCGGATTGCTTGAACCAGAAGGAAGTAGGATCACGGACGAGTGAAATGGCGTTTCCGATGATCGGAGGGACAAAGAGAGGACCAGGGAGGTTACGTTTCTTGACGAGGTAAGAGAGCTGCTcgatgagaaagaagagtagTAACGCAGAGACTAAGTACGGAGCGAGAGAGGCAAAAATGGAAACTGAGAAAACcatccttttttttcctcttctttcttattagATCTTCTCTTAAAGGTTTCTGCTCTGTATTTGAGTTTTGTGAATATGCAGTAAACAATATATAAGGGTATGACACTCTCTTAGGGCCTGGCTTATTTTaacatgaaaaccaaaaattacataaaggctatatatataaaagctATGATTGTTAATACAGTTTCCACTGTAATTAGTAATTTGTCTGATACATAcgtgaaaatatatatggttgGTGTAACCAacttgatgttttttttttctaaacatgtaaatattattaataatgaaaatatgcTTTACAAGAAGTAATACATACACAAGTGTAGcgaagtaaaaaaaacaaacaaggctactatataagaaaaagatttagGAAGATTGGAATCCAAAGAAGCATGAATGTACGCCAACTAACGTGATGTTACGACAATGACATCAAACAGTCATTAGCTACTAGTCTctatattttcaatattatgGTATATTAACTAGTAATTGTGAACAAATGTAGTCAGTAGTTTTtatatactctgtttttttattaaaaaaaaagtagagagattttttttgttatatatataatctgtTTGCTATATTAATAAGTAGTCTTTGAATCTGCACCTAACTAAACCAATAGTACCTGTTTACATTTCTCATACAGTGTGCTCTCGTGTCAAAATGCATGCATGCGTTATTGCGTTGtgtcaaattcaaaatttcggTTTCGTCCATTAAAACTgaatgtcttttttctttttggtttaattaaaaCGTAATGTTACTCTTATATAACACCACAttaacttcttttcttttgaattttatgttaaattaaattcaaaaagaagTGATCAAAGTTGTTACAAGTGCTAACGAGAGTTTAGGATCGTTCATCTAAATCAtctattacaaaaaaaacattttcagcTTAATTGGTTCTTCGAGCTTAGAGCCATACCTGAAAACTTTTGTCAAATCTTCAATCTCTACtctgttttacaaaaaaaacagttaacTCACAATGACAtgcaatttacaaaaaaaaataagataaaaaaatatgagtatataaaaaatgtttatagaAATATTGCGTGTAGTTAAAACTAACAAACTAATGTAATgtgattatataattttcttctattaaaCAGCAGAGCTCGAAAGGTACGTTTATAATCATTAATGTAATGTGATTGAGGCTATATAATCATTCATATGCAAGTATTTAAATTACTCCTACAGTTACGAGAACGCAAATAATTCATTGCAAAGTTGATTGGTAGGTTTGTCACTCTGGTCAAGTGCTGATCACGCTTTGCACGTGTTGCTGCACACACATTCACTCCCTATTATTAATTCGGCAACATTTaatctaaattaaatttttgtctGTAGTGGTCGCTGGGAGATATAAATGttgtaagaaacaaatttttgcGACGTTCGCAGGATCTCACCCGttcatatatttcttttatgttGGAAAATCACATTATAATTTGGAGTTGAAAGATCACAATATTTATCTGTTTTTGGGTGAACACGGGTAGTTTCATACATGGGCCGTCTGCTAATATATAATGGTCAATATTGGGCTACAATGGGCCTATATTTTCCgatttcagattttgaaaTCATTCGAATCGTATactctcatttttgtttttcgttaGATTCCTATTCCGTGAATCTAGCTGATAAATTCTTAATTCATTTTGTCTGAATGTATATCACAACCGTTCTTATATCTAGTAGACCTTCGTTTGTTTCAATCAGCGTCTTCAACTACTGCAATTTCCTCAGAAGATCGAACGTTAGGCCACGATCGGTCCTCATGTTCCACTACCTCACATACACATGCTACACCCAAAGAATTTTCGATGTGGAACCAATTATCATAGCTAGACAAAACCCTGGATTTATATCCCTAGAGATCTCGTGTGATAGAAATCTTGATTTGgtacaaagaaaaacaataacatgGTTCAAAAGTCTTTGTTTAAGTAGCACGAAACCAATCAATGATTTGGGTAATGTAATACAAAATGGACGAATTGATCAGTTAACGAGAGTTACGGACAAAGAATAAAGTcggcaagaaaaaaaatacaagtatGAAACACGTTGTAACATCACTGATGTTCACTGGAagacaacacaaaacaaatatggtGAAGACATGGCAAAACAAAGACAAGTCTTCTCAAATTCAATAAGACAAGAACACTCGTGGGCCACTCACTTCGAGAGACACATCACGAAAAGTGATAAATTCACACTGGTTTCTTTGACCACCAAGaataaatttaagaaaaatccaaaaaatttaGGAAAAGTTGGGATACTTTGCGACGCGCCTAGACAAGAACACGGTGCACCCATCCTTGGGCGATATAGTAGGGCAGTACACGATCTCATCACAACCGTCTGATCGAAGCCTCTTGAAATCCAACAACGACGAGAACATTGCAATGAAGAGTACGAGGTGGTTCAACGCGTAACGCTGGCCTACGCATTGGTGAGGCCCCCATCCAAAAGCTAGGAAGTTGCGTTTGAACACCTGGTCCTCTTGTCTTGTCTCGCTAAACCGGTCAGGATCAAACCGGTCCGGTTCAGTAAACCCTTGGAACGAGGAGTCGAAAACCGAAGGAAAGACAATTGTACCTTTTGGGATAGTGTACGTTTCCGTGAGAGGGAAGTCTATAGCAGCGACGTGTGGGACCATAGTTGCAGGAGGCCTGTATCTAATGACCTCACGCGCCACGGAGCGTGTATACTTCATCTCTGCGAGCTGATCAACGGTGATCAAGGCGTTGGACTCAGGTGACCAGATCTTGGCTACTTCTTCTCTTACTCTGTTCAGCACCTCTGGCTCTGAATCAAGAAGCGTCACGGCCCAGAGGAGTGATGACGTGGACGCGTCTTGAGCGGCAAAGAGAAAATCGAAGAGCAAACCACCGATCTCTTCGTCTCCCGAGTGCGGTGGCTGCGGATTCTCCGCGACGATCGCCTGCATCCAGAAATCGATTAGGCATGCTGGTTCTTCTCCTGCTGCCATCCTCGCTTTGGATTTTCCCGCGCAAATGCCGAGCGTCTCCCCTAGCCTCTTTACAGCCCTGCGAGCCTCGCCGAACGCAAAGCCAGGGAGGTCTATGGGGAGAGCCATGGATCCGAGATTGAACAAATTATAATCAGTACGGAACCTGTTCTTGGCTTCCTTGTCAAGGTAGGGTCCAACAAAAACCGTCTGCGAAGTTTCTAGGTTGAGTTCACGGACAAGCTGTCGCAGTGACACTGGACGAGATCCGCCGGAGGTACTCCCCTCCCACTGCCGTAGATGACGGAGAATAACTAATTGCTGGAGGGCAGAGTAAGTGGACAGTGCCTTGGGAGTGAAGTTAGGTGCTAGCTGACGGCGAACGGATTTGTGATCCTCGCCGAACATGTATATAAGGTTGTGGTCACCGAAGAGCTTCTTACCAAAGGGATGTCCGATAAGGTGGAAGGCATCGGGACGAACGTTTGAGAAGATTTGATGGGAAAGCTCAGTGTCTCTGATATAGACGATGAATTTTCCGATGAGGTAGTTGGCGGAGAGGCCTGAGATGTTCGCCGTGGAGGATTGCTTGTCCCAGAAGGAAGTGGGGTCACGAACGAGTGCAACGGCGTTTCCGATGATTGGAGGGACGAAGAAAGGGCCAGGGATGTTTCGTTTCTTGAAAAGGTAAGAGAGTTGCTCGAcgagaaggaaaagaagaaatgctGAGATTAAGTATGGTGCAAGAGAGGCAAatatagaaacagagaaaaccatgtttctttgtttctagCTTGTCTTAATGGTTTTTGCGTATATATGGAAATGATTTGAGtaacgagaagaagaagaagaagaaggttttgcTTTGTAGTCTTGCCTGCCTTTTGTCTTTCTTGGTGTTCTTTGTTTGGTGGGTTTTGCAGAATTTTCTAAGAGGTTTAGGGAAATTGGATTGAAGCAGTTTGCAAATTGCAATGGTATACCGGAACAAAATGTCTTTCtctgctctgtttcttttataTACTTTCTTAATCATGTCTTGTCCAtgtggagagagagagagagatgaataTTTTGAATTGACCGTGATTTGCTGTAGAAGATCCGGTTCATATAGAAAGTTCTAATTAGTTGGTAAGTTGTAATTAATAGCACATTAAGTTTTCTATTTCTAGCCGTTGTaagatcttctcttcttcctgcATATCAAAAGAGGAATCGTGTAACACAAgtgaaaaatagattatatatttataaacgatagttttgtaattttgtgaATAAGTTGACTTGACCATTCTAATACATCACTGTTTCTTAGATAAATTTTGAGGTTACTTCCATAGATGACTTTGGTTTCAATTCCCAAAtgaattgtttgtttctaataGTAAGACCTTAAGGTGTAGTTTGGGCGATGGTCTCAATCATACCTATCAACCTGATTTGCTCAAAAATCattatcaaataaaagttGGAATCGTATAATAATACACATTATTTAGtaataattatgtattttcttcttaataaatattatcttGTTTAGCTTCAATCATGTCcaaacacatacatatatagtgCGCGTGTCCATcacaacattttatt
It encodes the following:
- the CYP710A1 gene encoding cytochrome P450, family 710, subfamily A, polypeptide 1 (cytochrome P450, family 710, subfamily A, polypeptide 1 (CYP710A1); FUNCTIONS IN: C-22 sterol desaturase activity, oxygen binding; INVOLVED IN: oxidation reduction; LOCATED IN: endomembrane system; EXPRESSED IN: 14 plant structures; EXPRESSED DURING: LP.04 four leaves visible, 4 anthesis, petal differentiation and expansion stage; CONTAINS InterPro DOMAIN/s: Cytochrome P450 (InterPro:IPR001128), Cytochrome P450, conserved site (InterPro:IPR017972), Cytochrome P450, E-class, group I (InterPro:IPR002401); BEST Arabidopsis thaliana protein match is: cytochrome P450, family 710, subfamily A, polypeptide 2 (TAIR:AT2G34490.1); Has 25674 Blast hits to 25623 proteins in 1435 species: Archae - 46; Bacteria - 2777; Metazoa - 10394; Fungi - 4411; Plants - 7239; Viruses - 0; Other Eukaryotes - 807 (source: NCBI BLink).), producing the protein MVFSVSIFASLAPYLISAFLLFLLVEQLSYLFKKRNIPGPFFVPPIIGNAVALVRDPTSFWDKQSSTANISGLSANYLIGKFIVYIRDTELSHQIFSNVRPDAFHLIGHPFGKKLFGDHNLIYMFGEDHKSVRRQLAPNFTPKALSTYSALQQLVILRHLRQWEGSTSGGSRPVSLRQLVRELNLETSQTVFVGPYLDKEAKNRFRTDYNLFNLGSMALPIDLPGFAFGEARRAVKRLGETLGICAGKSKARMAAGEEPACLIDFWMQAIVAENPQPPHSGDEEIGGLLFDFLFAAQDASTSSLLWAVTLLDSEPEVLNRVREEVAKIWSPESNALITVDQLAEMKYTRSVAREVIRYRPPATMVPHVAAIDFPLTETYTIPKGTIVFPSVFDSSFQGFTEPDRFDPDRFSETRQEDQVFKRNFLAFGWGPHQCVGQRYALNHLVLFIAMFSSLLDFKRLRSDGCDEIVYCPTISPKDGCTVFLSRRVAKYPNFS
- the CYP710A2 gene encoding cytochrome P450, family 710, subfamily A, polypeptide 2 (cytochrome P450, family 710, subfamily A, polypeptide 2 (CYP710A2); FUNCTIONS IN: C-22 sterol desaturase activity, oxygen binding; INVOLVED IN: oxidation reduction; LOCATED IN: endomembrane system; EXPRESSED IN: 24 plant structures; EXPRESSED DURING: 12 growth stages; CONTAINS InterPro DOMAIN/s: Cytochrome P450 (InterPro:IPR001128), Cytochrome P450, conserved site (InterPro:IPR017972), Cytochrome P450, E-class, group I (InterPro:IPR002401); BEST Arabidopsis thaliana protein match is: cytochrome P450, family 710, subfamily A, polypeptide 1 (TAIR:AT2G34500.1); Has 26372 Blast hits to 26256 proteins in 1476 species: Archae - 47; Bacteria - 2960; Metazoa - 10471; Fungi - 4624; Plants - 7423; Viruses - 0; Other Eukaryotes - 847 (source: NCBI BLink).), with product MVFSVSIFASLAPYLVSALLLFFLIEQLSYLVKKRNLPGPLFVPPIIGNAISLVRDPTSFWFKQSDTAGTSPGLAANYLIGKFIIYIRDTELSHQIFSNVRLEAFHPLGHPFGKQLFGDHSLIYLFGEDHKTVRRHLAPNFTPKALSTYSDLQQIVMLRHLRQWEESFSGGTKPVSMRDLVRELNLETSQTVFVGPYLDKEARNTFCTDYNLFNLGSMALPINLPGFAFNKARRAVMNLEKTLSVCAGKSKKRMATGEEPTCLIDFWMHAFVTEIESGNPPPLHSEDEAIGGLLFDFLFAAQDASTSSLLWAVTFLESHPKVLSKVREEVAKIWSPQSGHLITADQLAEMKYTRAVAREVVRYRPPATMVPHIATNDFPLTESYTIPKGTIVFPSVFDASFQGFTEPNRFDPDRFSETRQEDQVFKRNYLAFGWGAHQCVGQRYALNHLVLFIAMFSSLFDFKRLQSDGCDDIIYCPTISPKDGCTVFLSKRIVTYPNL